From the genome of Triticum aestivum cultivar Chinese Spring chromosome 3B, IWGSC CS RefSeq v2.1, whole genome shotgun sequence, one region includes:
- the LOC123065787 gene encoding early nodulin-like protein 1, which produces MARVQQVLACLALAMSVCMPAASAFVFKAGGTGEWRVPGNGNAASYNTWAEHTRFRVGDAIAFTYQPGSDSVLIVDKKAYDACDTGSPVDTFSDGNTVFTFTVSGPFYFISGNKDNCNRGEKLVVVVMGPRAATNGTSTHAGALAPSPAADNGGQFSPPSPPPPFGINISPTGNPDQQNAAAGKAAGVAGTAALIIGTMLYSLV; this is translated from the exons ATGGCACGGGTGCAGCAGGTTTTGGCGTGCCTGGCGCTGGCCATGTCCGTGTGCATGCCCGCCGCGTCCGCGTTCGTGTTCAAGGCTGGGGGAACGGGCGAGTGGCGCGTGCCGGGCAACGGCAACGCCGCCTCCTACAACACGTGGGCCGAGCACACCCGCTTCCGCGTCGGCGACGCAATAG CGTTCACGTACCAGCCCGGCAGCGACTCGGTGCTCATCGTCGACAAGAAGGCGTACGACGCCTGCGACACCGGTTCGCCGGTGGACACCTTCTCCGACGGCAACACCGTCTTCACCTTCACCGTCTCCGGTCCCTTCTACTTCATCAGCGGCAACAAGGACAACTGCAACCGCGGCGAGAAGCTGGTCGTCGTCGTCATGGGCCCCCGCGCCGCCACCAACGGCACCTCCACGCACGCGGGGGCGCTGGCTCCATCGCCGGCTGCCGACAATGGCGGCCAGTTCTCGCCGCCGTCCCCGCCCCCTCCCTTCGGCATCAACATCTCGCCCACGGGGAACCCCGACCAGCAGAACGCCGCGGCCGGCAAGGCGGCAGGTGTTGCCGGCACGGCCGCGCTCATCATCGGGACCATGCTCTACTCGCTTGTTTGA